Below is a genomic region from Vitis riparia cultivar Riparia Gloire de Montpellier isolate 1030 chromosome 16, EGFV_Vit.rip_1.0, whole genome shotgun sequence.
TTAGGGGTTTAAGGCTTCACTTTTACATCGTTGTCTTCTAGAGTCTAGAAGACAAAACCCTAGAGCCCGGCCCCCTCTATAGAAGTCCACCATTCTCTTCACCAATATTTTGTGAAATGAGTGATCGGGTAGAAGATCTTTGGGTTTATGAAATTCACAACACCATCACAATTACCTCATTGGATTGGATTTGATTTCGGAACATTTAGATTACTATTATGTCACTCAAAATCTCTAGATCTATATTTTATTGTGGTTttgattgtcattttttttttccctatggCAAATCTAGAGAGCCTAGGAATAGATTGCATACACCCTACAAGATCTAAGACCAAAGAACAAAGTAATTCAAATTTCCATATAGAACCTCCATACTTCAATGCCAAGAAAACATATAAGATAAATCTCCAACATCTTTCAAAACAAAGTCGTTGTTGAGTGCCTACACAAACTCctatatttttgcatttttgctacaagttaataaaatatcatccacatagacCAATGCATAAATTTGATAAACACTATCAtcagaataaataaaaagggagTTATCATCCTTTGATCCCTTAGATATCCCTAGGCCAATAGAGAAACACTTGATTCCATTAACCAAGCCCGCAAAGCCTGTTTAAGGCCATAGAGTTCTATTTGCAAACGAAAAACAAAGTGCTTTCTATCTACACAAAGAAATCCTAATGTCTATGAATACTTTGTGCAAGTCTCCATTAACAAATGCATTCACCTAATTACTTAATACACCAAGAATTTATGCTGGATGTGGATAGAACAATTGGAATCATTACAGGTTTAACCTCATGGCTAAAAGTTTCTAAGAAGTTAAATCTTAATTGTTGGATATTTCATTTTGCAACTAAGCAAGCCTTATACTTGTTAATAGCTTTTTGggatttcttttagttttaaataaCCACTTGCGCGCAACAGCATTTTTAATAGGAGGATGCAGAACAATTTCCAAGGTTTGTTGTTTATCAAGGATCTAAAAGAGCCTTTTTATGGTCAGTAGGTTTTGTTGTTTACACTACCTCCATGGCACGTTTCCAATTGGGATCTAAAAGAGCCTTTTTATAGTCAGTAGGTTCCAAGACACCTGATAGTAATGGATGTCTACTGGCAATAAGAGCTTTTTCCCCTATTTACTCTAGTGTTAAGTCTAGTGATCATAAGATGATTAGAAGAAGGTAGGGAGGCTTGGGTGAGTGAGGGTAGCAAGaactaaatgaagaaaaataagaatataattcAAGTGAGGGAAAGATAATAGGTAGACTgcgattgaaaataattttaaaaaatatttttaatatttctaaaacttgaaatatataaattttcaagtgttagaaaggttaaaatcactatcaaacatacttttagagtctatttgacagtaattttaggaaaccttttttatttttttaatactttaaattttttgttatttaagtattataaatattataaatattttctaaaatcattttcaaatgtacTCTTAATCTCAATTGGCCAATAAGACctgaatgaagaaaaataaaatataataattagtcTCATTTATGAGAGATGATGCTACGAAGAAAGGAAAGATCATACAAGGAATTGGAGGGTTCTAATCCATACAACCCACTCTTGTGCGATGAACAACAAAATTTTGGAGAAATTGTTACTATTGTAATATGATTATGGttcagaaaatgaaaaatgaaaaaaaataaaataaaagaacgtAAATCTTCCATGTTTTTGTGTTTCCATTAGAATGGTGTTGGAATGCATCTCATGTGTCGATATCATTCACATTTCGTTGGTTGGGGCAGCCATTGGTTGGTGAGGACCGTGGACTGTTGACCACCTcttacttgactttgaagagctttcttaattaaataattgttttattatttaatttctttaaaatgttCCTATAATCTATGTAAACGTATTTGTGGTAAAAtgttaaggaaataaaataaaaagaaaatgtataagaaaaaaaattaaaaaataagtttaaaattaataaattatttttatatattattttatattatttttcttattttacccctttatataaagacaaaataattttaaaatataaaaaattttaattaatttaatcttGAGCCACGGACCCTTTCACTCTTTGAACCCTTTCTTTACATCCTATATTAGGTTTTGAAATATCCtatattttctcattctttatATCTTAACCTTGAACCACGAACCTTTTCGCTCCATCAAGTGTCTCCCACTCTTCCTCACATTTATATCCTGAACTACGAGAAGTTTAGATCTATTGGGTATCACTCGCTCTTTCTCATATTTCTATCCATTACATATAATCTTCACAAACTCATATCCTCTTCATAACATTTTCCCCTCataatctaaaatattattgaGATGTTCCTACTAGCGTTGCTTATTCTATAAGGCATCTAAATACCATCACATATGAACTTAggaaacattttatatattattttttataaaaagaactATATTCCAATTAGGATCGAAATTGAGACACTTCCCAACCTTTACAAGCTTTCAAATACCAACAAATGAGAAACGAACTCAATACATGCTAAAGCTATCAAATAAaccattatttcttttatttacttttaaataagATTCAAATGAACACAACATTAATACAATGTTTGAGGAATCTTTAAGATGATGAAACATTGAGAACTTTAAATTCATCCTTTTAGTTTGAGCTCATCATAAAGAAAGTCTAACAATGACTCAAGTACAAATCCAAATGTAGCGAagtaataaaatactataagaatattatcaattttagaGATAAATACCTTTGCTAACTCCTATTTGATTACATTAAGACATTGAAGGGTCGACCATTCTCGTTTATTGCTCTTAATTCGTAACCGTAGGAATGCTATGCAACACAACAGTTTCGATGGTCAAGCCCGGCCCAAAACCGAATAATACTCCCCAATCCAATCCTTCACCTGTGGTAGCCCTTTCCCCTTTCAAGGATTTCTTTCTCATctcatccaaaataaacaatacaCATGCACTTGACATGTTACCATACTCACTTAAAACATGCCTAGTTGCTTCgagtttctttttctctaaattgaGTTTTGCTTCAACTGCATCGAGAATTGCAGGGCCACCTGGGTGAGCAATCCAAAATAACGAGTTCCAATCGCTAATGCCAAGTGGGTCAAAAGCCTTAGTCAAGCATTTCTCTATGTTCTCAGAAATTAAAGTAGGCACATTGGGCCATAAATGAAAGGTGAGTCCCACCTCACGCAAGTTTCCGGCAATGGCACCTGCTGAATTAGGAATAAATGTTTGGGCTGCTGAGACGAGCTGGAAGAGTGGTCGTTCAATTGAGATATCTGGATCCGATCCAACGATCACAGCTGCAGACCCATCACCAAAAAGGGCTTGGCCAACTAAAGAGTCTAAAGCATCTTCGGAAGGCCCACGAAATGTAACAACAGTGATCTCAGAGCACACCACAAGAACTCGTGCTCCTGCATTATTCTCTGCAAGATCCTTAGCGGTTCGGAGGACAGTTCCACCTGCATAGCACCCTTGATGGTACAACATCACTCTTCTGACCGATGTTTCCAGACCTAAGAGATTAGCGAGTTTGTAATCCGCACCGGGCATTTCTACACCGGAGGTTGTACAAAATACAAGATGGGTGATCTTGGACTTTGGTTGGCCCCACTCTTTAAGAGCCTTCAATGCTGCTTCCTTACCAAGTTTGGGTACCTCAGCAGTGATAATCTCTTGTCGTATGTTAAGAGATGGAGCCATATAAGCACCAATGTTTGGGTGCTCCTCAAGCATTTCTTCGGTCAAGTGAATGTAACGCTTCTTAATCATTGATTTGTCACCTGTAAATGAAGTAACATGAACACATTAATTTTACCAATCGACAAGTCATATAGTATATTGTTCAAGATGATCAACATGCATTTAACATTGAAGCAAGTATAAAAGATTATTCTTAATTATAGCTAGCGAAAATTATTGTGTTTCTTAGCAATGCTATATGATTCAAAGAATAGCTCTTCAAGCCATTACAGTCAGGTGAAAGGAATATTGGTGACTgaagtaaaatgattttcaagttTCCTGAATTATTTTATCTAAAAGCTATACTCTAGAAAGCTTGAAAAAATCATTCACTTGGAGGTAAGCCTCACCTAATATCAGTCACATATATACAGAAGTGTTATGCatataaaaattctttcatGAATATACTTACATATGCGATTGAATTTCTTCTTCAACTCAGTCATGTGCTCGCTCTTAGTGACCCTGAAATAGTAATCAGCATAGTCAGACTGGTAGACACAGTGGTCGGGAGTAGCTGTGCCAATGGCTAGGATGGTGGCCGGACCCTTGGCACGTTGAGCGTTTCTAATTTCCTCTACTGAAGCCATGGATGCCAGCTAGGCACTCAAATTGAAGCTTAAGATTAAGTTGAGGAAGGAAAGAGAACTCAAGTGCTTAGAGTTGGCTTGAGAAAGCTGGTTGTGAGTGTCGGGCTTTTATAACCTGTGTCTCACCAACTCTCATCCATTGGTAGTCAATAAATAATGTTAGGTATTTGAATTTGCGTTTTGAATAGTCAGTTGGCTTCAAAGTTTGTGTGCTTGAGTTTCTTTTGGATTTTCAGacatgtgtgtgtatgtgtttaTGTATTCGCGCGTGTtgtttcttcattcttctttgtCCTTCACCTACCCATATACGATGGATACATCCATAGGAACGAGAGAGCATTCAATCCGGTTACGGCCGAAGagaaacatttttatatatagagaCAAAGACTTTTCCAGCCTCTTACTGGAAATTAATTGTTCATTTGACTTTTCCACGGGTGGGAAGCTGCTACCAACTTTCCTCATTGCTTATGAAAAGGTCATTCAAAGTTGGATTTCtaaatttgaagtaataatCTCAACAACCCAATAACTAATacactatttttctttcttccggATAACATCACATGTTATTTAActcattcaaaaataatttaacaaataTCTCATTTCTATTTAACCTATTTGGTGATATAACTTGCTGGGCATTATtttgattctcaaaaataaaaaaataaaaaagaaaagtagattAAAAGTACAAGTCTCCATCAAATATCCACGAAATAACTTGGAAAATAAGTACAACTTTGATTTTTGTTCACGAAAATATCTTCATAGCATTAGAATATTGCAAACTGTTGGTTGTCATGTCAAAAattggaataaattttaatttgtacCCATAAGAAAGCCCCAAATTAAATATCTTGTAATTACCCGTGCATTATATAATAGCATTATAAGTGTATTTTATTACATGTGCGTTGAACAAGTTTCAAGGACCCACGAAAGTGAATATTGACTATAAGAGCATTTTAGCAATACTTTATAGCattcttaattatattaaagcagtttaaaataaattctttcaagggaaaaaataaatgcCCATATTGGGTTCAATAAACAACAGAATTGTTGAAAGAGAAGtctgtaaaaaatatttaaatctctCATGCATCACTTCCTAATATTTTAAATGCTAATTAgctgcttttcttttttctttttaaatttttctccCACTTTTACTCATCATTTTAGCATATCAAATTATGCCTTATATCAACTAATGGGATGGTTTATATGTTGGTGAGCCATCGTCTTCAACGATGGTGCCTCTACTTCAAAAACTTGAGCAGAAATTGATGCTTGTATCAGATACCATAAATAAAAGGTTCATTCTGATAGAAGCTGAACTGAAAACtatgtttttcatttcatcTCTTGAATATAATAGCAGCCTCATGGTTTTTATACCAGTTTATTTAACTGTTACACTAACTATTCTACTGTACAATTATTCTAACTTCCCTGGGTTGTTGTAACTAACTGAGAGCTGAGTTCTTGATCAATTTGGTTTGGGAGAGCTGAAGCTTCAGTGTATTCTATTTGGCTATCATCCCCCCTCAAGCTCACAGGGCAAGGAACAATGGAAAGCTTTGTCTTAAATCCGAGATACTTAGAGCTTGGTAAGTGCTTGGTAAAAATGTCAGCAATTTGATCACAAGTTGGAATGTAGTGGATGCTGAGATTTTTGCGAAGAACATGATCTCGGATGAAGTGAAGATCTAGTTCAATGTACTTGGATTGAGAATGAAAAACTGGGTTAGCAGCCAGATGAGCTGCGCTTTGATTATCACACCAGACAAGAGAAGCAACAGAGGGAGAGAGACATAACTCTTAGAGCATAGACTGGACCCATATGATTTCTATGGTTAGAAAAGCTAGATTGCGATATTCAGATTCTGCATTGCTGCAGGATACTAGCCTTTGTTTGGTCGATGACCAAGATATCAGGTTGGGGCCAAGAAAGAAACAATACCCCCTATTACTCCGATGGTCATCTGAGCAAGgggcccaatctgcatctgtatACCCTTGAAGATCAAGGGAGTTAGCTTGGTGCAGCTACAGACCATAACTGAAGGTGCCTTTTAAATAACGACGAATCCGTTTAACTGTAAACCAGTGAGTTTATGTGGGATTGGCCATGAATTGGCAAGCTTTGTTAAAAGCAAATGCAATGTCGGGCCGAGTTAAGGTGACATACTGAAGGGCATCGACGATGCTATGATAGAGCTTGATATCCAAAAATGGAGGACCATCATGTTGTGAAAGAGTTCTGCCCAGCATTCCAAGTGTGTGTGCTAGTTTGGAATCCAACATATTTGTATGTGCAAGAAGATCCTGGACATTTTTGTGTTGATTGAGGTGCATCCTACTTCCATAGTGTATTACCTCAATACCAAGAAAATAATTCAAGCGTCCAAGATCACGGATGGCAAATGTAGAGTTGAGGtaggaaataaaataggaaacttGAGAAGAATTACTTCCAGTCACCAGaagatcatcaacataaacaagtAAGATTAAAACATCAGTTGCTGAATGCCGCAATAACATGGAACTATCAACTCTTGAGGCTTGGAATCCCCATTGAATAAGAGCATGACTAAGCTTATGAAACCAAGCTCGTGGGGCTTGTTTAAGTCCATACAATGCTTTGTTGAATTTACAAACATAGGAAGGAAACTGAGGATCAACAAAACCATGGGGTTGAGCCATGAATACTTGTTCATCAAGGTCACCATTCAGAAATGCATTCTAAAGGTCTAGTTGTCTGAGTGGCCATTGGAAAGAAACAGCAATGGCAAGCACAATTCTTATTGTTGAAGTTTTCACCACAGGACTAAAAGTTCCAATAATCCAAACCTGGAATTTGCGTGAAACCTTTAGCGACTAAGCGAGCTTTGTATCAATCAATGGTGccattttgtttatattttaatttgcaTATCCAATGATATTGCTATCAACAGGATGAGGAACTAGCTACTAGGTATGGTTCTGTATGAGACTTTGTATTTTGTTTCCATGGTTGAAACCCAATTTGGATCCTTGAAGGCTTGTTGGAAAGAATAAGGTTCAATAGGTTTATAAGCCAAACGAAGCTTCTTCTTAAAGATTCCAGTTTTTGCTCGGGTGATCATAGGATGTGAGTTGTGTGGTGCTGAGGGATTAGTAAGAGAAGAACTGGAAGATGCAGTGAAAGGAACTGGAATAGGGTTGGGTATGGGAATTAAAGAAGCTGAATTATGGGAAGAATGACATGAATGGGCATAATTAGACAAGTGAGGAGACTGAGATGTAGGAACTAGAGATTGTGATGTCTG
It encodes:
- the LOC117934308 gene encoding stilbene synthase 2-like; the encoded protein is MASVEEIRNAQRAKGPATILAIGTATPDHCVYQSDYADYYFRVTKSEHMTELKKKFNRICDKSMIKKRYIHLTEEMLEEHPNIGAYMAPSLNIRQEIITAEVPKLGKEAALKALKEWGQPKSKITHLVFCTTSGVEMPGADYKLANLLGLETSVRRVMLYHQGCYAGGTVLRTAKDLAENNAGARVLVVCSEITVVTFRGPSEDALDSLVGQALFGDGSAAVIVGSDPDISIERPLFQLVSAAQTFIPNSAGAIAGNLREVGLTFHLWPNVPTLISENIEKCLTKAFDPLGISDWNSLFWIAHPGGPAILDAVEAKLNLEKKKLEATRHVLSEYGNMSSACVLFILDEMRKKSLKGERATTGEGLDWGVLFGFGPGLTIETVVLHSIPTVTN